A portion of the Punica granatum isolate Tunisia-2019 chromosome 7, ASM765513v2, whole genome shotgun sequence genome contains these proteins:
- the LOC116214097 gene encoding SKP1-like protein 1B yields MAASTRKITLRSSDGENFEVDEIVALESQTIKHMIEDDCADNGIPLPNVTSKILSKVIEFSKKHTEASKGGDDRSSSVDDDLKTWDIEFVKVDQATLFDLILAANYLNIKGLLDLTCQTVADMIKGKTPEEIRKTFNIKNDFTPEEEEEVRRENQWAFE; encoded by the exons ATGGCTGCTTCGACGCGCAAGATAACGCTGAGGAGCTCCGACGGCGAGAACTTCGAGGTGGACGAGATCGTGGCGCTGGAGTCACAGACGATCAAGCATATGATCGAGGACGACTGCGCCGATAACGGCATCCCGCTCCCCAACGTTACCAGCAAGATCCTCTCCAAGGTCATCGAGTTCAGCAAGAAGCACACCGAGGCCTCCAAGGGCGGCGACGACCGGTCCTCCAGCGTCGACGACGACCTCAAGACCTGGGACATCGAGTTCGTCAAGGTCGACCAGGCCACGCTCTTCGATCTCATCCTG GCTGCAAATTACTTGAACATCAAGGGGTTGTTGGATCTGACTTGCCAAACAGTGGCGGATATGATCAAGGGCAAAACACCAGAGGAGATAAGGAAGACATTCAACATCAAGAACGACTTCACTcctgaggaagaggaagaggttCGGAGGGAGAACCAGTGGGCCTTTGAATGA
- the LOC116214487 gene encoding GDSL esterase/lipase EXL3-like, with protein MTQLQAKEGPLLGFKTPKANAIGKLAGRIDLSSFSNAHAGCGIHLMSIGSEMQAIVYKAVKDTNIGGSSAEKDGETYSQGIMEELKGKGRWCKYSPYGLDFPGWKPTGRFCNGKVPSDLVVEALGIKELLPTYLDPNLRPEELPTGVSIASVGSGYDFVTANIQRAMPMSAQLNLSKEYIANLKDAVREEKADSTLSNSLHLVSAGNNDIAISYYFTRLWLALGFAAYSDLLIDAASNFTKNLYALGPGNIAVLCALPLGCLPSARALRGSKCIDSENAADLLFN; from the exons ATGACCCAACTACAAGCTAAAGAGGGACCATTGTTAGGATTTAAGACTCCAAAAGCAAATGCAATCGGTAAACTAGCAGGCAGGATAGACTTGAGTAGCTTTAGTAATGCCCATGCTGGTTGTGGGATCCATTTGATGAGCATTGGATCTGAGATGCAAGCCATC GTTTATAAAGCAGTGAAAGACACCAACATAGGTGGGTCCAGTGCCGAGAAGGACGGGGAGACGTATTCTCAAGGGATAATGGAGGAATTGAAAGGCAAAGGTCGATGG TGCAAGTACTCTCCTTACGGGCTGGACTTTCCGGGATGGAAACCCACTGGCAGATTCTGCAATGGAAAAGTGCCTTCCGACTTAGTAG TGGAAGCATTAGGAATCAAGGAGCTGCTGCCAACATATCTGGACCCAAATCTTAGGCCGGAAGAGTTACCAACTGGTGTTTCCATCGCCTCCGTTGGCTCAGGATACGACTTTGTTACCGCTAACATTCAG AGAGCTATGCCGATGTCAGCTCAACTGAATCTCTCCAAAGAGTACATCGCTAATCTAAAAGATGCTGTCAGAGAGGAGAAAGCCGACAGTACCCTAAGCAACAGCCTGCACTTGGTCTCGGCAGGCAACAATGATATTGCGATCTCATATTACTTCACTCGTCTCTGGTTGGCGCTGGGTTTTGCTGCCTACTCTGATCTTCTCATAGATGCTGCTTCTAACTTCACCAAG AACTTGTATGCACTTGGGCCTGGGAACATTGCGGTCCTCTGTGCACTGCCATTGGGATGCTTGCCTTCTGCGAGAGCCCTACGGGGCAGCAAATGCATCGACTCTGAAAATGCAGCAGATCTGTTGTTCAATTGA
- the LOC116214096 gene encoding CO(2)-response secreted protease-like — translation MRGLSVFLLRSFLCLLVSHPGDAARANEDGDGIYIVYMGTVSLGKSASGIEPTELLKSIQRKDNAVVHSYWRSFSGFAAHLSMKEARLIAQKPGVVSVFPDRLLQLHTTRSWDFLNYQTDLLIDSRPTSNSDSPPSQESSDTIIGLLDSGIWPEADSFRDEGMGPVPSRWKGVCMAGDSFSSSNCNRKLIGARFYKSDFSTADAVDQSPRDRLGHGTHVASTAAGKPVSGTSYYGIAAGTAKGGSPGSRIAAYRVCLTTGCRSSAILAAFDDAIADGVDVLSVSLGASASSGLDLRADPIAIGAFHAAQHGILVVCSAGNDGPNPGSVVNAAPWILTVAASTIDRDFESDVVLEGNKVIKGEAINFSPLDKTPVYTLIDGKSAKKRDADALMARNCNPNTMDELMVKGSIVLCYNDDGGYREKNKMEEVKSLGGIGMISVNDEGRSAASIYKSLPVTVVTSDDAAKILAYINLNSTRTSVGTILVTTTVENYKPAPVMAYFSSRGPSSLTRNILKPDVTAPGVDILAAWIGNDTKGTPGKGTPAFSVLSGTSMSCPHVSGIAAVVKSRNPSWDPSAIRSAIMTTATQTNNLKSPITTHTGSVAAAYEYGSGQVNPAVSLNPGLVYETNASDYLNFLCYYGYSITDIKTIAGNASDGFSCPADSNADLISNMNYPSIAVSGFDGKGSRTITRTLTNVAGNQETPYAVSIDAPKGLAVKVIPEKLVFGRDGEKQSYLVLFSASSPVKDDLLGSLTWSNGKYSVRSPFVVSSSKH, via the exons ATGAGAGGCCTTTCTGTTTTCTTATTACGTTCCTTCCTCTGCCTCCTTGTTTCGCACCCGGGTGACGCCGCTCGAGCAAACGAGGATGGTGACGGCATTTACATAGTTTACATGGGCACGGTGTCCTTGGGCAAGAGTGCTTCGGGGATTGAACCTACGGAACTTCTGAAGTCTATTCAAAG GAAAGACAATGCTGTCGTTCACAGCTACTGGAGGAGTTTCTCGGGGTTTGCTGCCCACTTGTCGATGAAGgaggctcgattgatcgctCAGAAGCCCGGAGTCGTCTCAGTTTTCCCTGACAGGCTGCTGCAGCTCCACACAACCCGCTCCTGGGACTTCCTGAACTATCAAACAGACTTATTAATCGATTCGAGACCTACGTCAAACTCCGATTCTCCCCCATCTCAGGAGTCTTCAGACACTATCATCGGTCTCTTGGATTCAG GAATTTGGCCAGAGGCTGATAGTTTCAGGGACGAGGGCATGGGCCCGGTCCCGTCACGGTGGAAGGGAGTTTGCATGGCAGGGGACAGTTTCAGTTCCTCCAACTGCAACAG GAAGCTGATAGGAGCAAGATTCTACAAAAGCGATTTCAGTACTGCGGATGCAGTCGACCAATCGCCTCGGGACAGACTTGGCCACGGGACTCACGTGGCCTCTACTGCCGCGGGAAAGCCCGTCTCCGGAACATCCTACTATGGTATTGCTGCTGGGACTGCCAAGGGAGGATCCCCAGGGTCACGAATCGCTGCCTACAGAGTCTGCCTTACTACAGGCTGTCGTTCGTCTGCCATCTTAGCTGCATTTGATGATGCCATCGCGGACGGGGTCGATGTGCTGTCAGTCTCACTGGGGGCCTCAGCCTCCTCAGGGCTCGACTTGAGGGCCGACCCCATCGCAATTGGGGCTTTCCATGCAGCACAGCATGGGATTCTGGTGGTGTGCTCAGCAGGGAACGACGGGCCTAACCCAGGTTCGGTTGTGAATGCTGCTCCCTGGATTCTGACCGTGGCTGCATCCACCATCGACAGGGATTTCGAGTCGGATGTTGTGTTAGAAGGAAACAAAGTGATCAAGGGAGAAGCCATAAATTTCTCTCCTCTAGATAAAACTCCTGTTTACACGTTGATAGATGGAAAGTCGGCTAAGAAAAGAGATGCAGATGCATTAATGGCAAG GAATTGCAACCCAAACACGATGGATGAGCTCATGGTCAAGGGGAGTATTGTTCTCTGCTACAATGATGATGGTGGGTACAGAGAAAAGAACAAGATGGAGGAGGTGAAGAGCCTTGGAGGGATCGGCATGATCTCGGTGAACGATGAAGGGAGATCGGCCGCGTCCATCTACAAGTCGTTACCTGTGACTGTTGTAACTTCGGATGACGCTGCCAAGATCCTAGCATATATTAACTTGAACTCCACGAG AACGTCGGTCGGGACGATCCTAGTGACAACCACAGTTGAAAATTACAAGCCAGCACCTGTCATGGCATACTTTTCATCCCGGGGACCTTCTTCCTTGACAAGGAACATTCTCAAG CCAGATGTTACGGCACCTGGAGTGGACATTCTCGCTGCTTGGATCGGAAATGACACCAAGGGAACTCCGGGAAAGGGAACCCCCGCATTCAGTGTGTTATCAGGGACTTCAATGTCGTGTCCTCACGTGTCGGGGATTGCTGCTGTAGTGAAGTCTAGGAACCCGTCGTGGGACCCCTCTGCGATCCGATCTGCCATCATGACGACAG CTACTCAAacaaacaacttgaaaagccCCATAACAACGCATACGGGATCGGTAGCTGCAGCATACGAATATGGTTCAGGACAAGTGAACCCGGCTGTATCCCTTAACCCAGGACTGGTTTACGAGACGAATGCCTCCGACTACCTGAACTTCCTCTGTTACTACGGGTACAGCATCACCGATATAAAAACTATTGCTGGAAATGCCTCCGACGGATTTTCCTGCCCTGCTGACTCAAATGCTGATCTCATATCGAATATGAACTACCCCTCAATAGCAGTTTCTGGGTTCGACGGCAAAGGAAGCAGGACCATCACCCGAACTCTCACAAATGTTGCAGGAAACCAAGAGACCCCTTATGCTGTAAGCATTGACGCACCAAAGGGGCTAGCTGTTAAAGTAATTCCAGAGAAACTCGTATTCGGAAGAGATGGTGAGAAGCAGAGTTATCTAGTGCTCTTCTCAGCGTCATCTCCAGTGAAGGACGACCTACTCGGCTCGCTCACGTGGTCCAATGGAAAATATAGTGTCCGAAGTCCATTTGTCGTGAGCAGCAGTAAGCATTAA